One Lycium barbarum isolate Lr01 chromosome 5, ASM1917538v2, whole genome shotgun sequence genomic window carries:
- the LOC132641312 gene encoding glucose-6-phosphate 1-dehydrogenase, chloroplastic, giving the protein MVTLYSSLSAQCYSNCNNKLGISSINSRKFGSQKIALQIKQTPFCNAVRMQDGAVATPPSKIESEIPLKKLKDGILSVTPPKEQKDTFDFDVNKDKSTVSITVVGASGDLAKKKIFPALFALYYEGCLPEHFTICGYARSKMTDAELRNMVSKTLTCRIDKSENCGEKMEQFLERCFYHSGQYDSQENFAELDKKLKEHEAGRFSNRLFYLSIPPNIFINAVRCASLSASSAQGWTRVIVEKPFGRDCESSAALTRALKQYLNEDQIFRIDHYLGKELVENLSVLRFSNLIFEPLWSRQYIRNVQFIFSEDFGTEGRGGYFDHYGIIRDIMQNHLLQILALFAMETPVSLDAEDIRNEKVKVLRSMRPLQLHDVVVGQYKSHSKGGTTYPGYTDDKTVPKDSLTPTFAAAALFIDNARWDGVPFLMKAGKALHTRSAEIRVQFRHVPGNLYNKNFGSDLDQATNELVIRVQPDEAIHLKINNKVPGLGMRLDASNLNLLYSTRYSKEIPDAYERLLLDAIEGERRLFIRSDELDAAWSLFTPVLKELEHKKIVPESYPYGSRGPIGAHYLAARYKVRWGDLA; this is encoded by the exons GTGCTGTAGCGACTCCGCCTAGCAAAATCGAAAGTGAAATTCCTTTGAAGAAATTAAAAGATGGAATTTTGTCAGTCACACCTCCAAAGGAGCAGAAAGATACATTTGATTTTGATGTCAACAAAGATAAATCAACTGTCAGTATTACTGTTGTTGGTGCTTCAGGAGATCTTGCCAAGAAAAAGATATTTCCTGCACTTTTTGCACTTTATTATGAGGGTTGCCTACCCGAG CATTTCACTATTTGTGGCTATGCCCGGAGTAAGATGACTGATGCCGAACTCAGGAACATGGTCAGCAAAACCCTTACTTGCAGGATAGATAAGAG TGAGAATTGTGGTGAAAAGATGGAACAGTTTCTAGAAAGGTGTTTCTACCATAGTGGCCAATATGATTCCCAGGAAAACTTTGCAGAGCTTGATAAAAAGCTGAAGGAACATGAG GCTGGAAGGTTTTCTAATCGGCTATTCTACTTATCCATTCCTCCAAATATTTTTATAAATGCTGTACGATGTGCAAGCCTCTCTGCTTCATCTGCTCAAGGATGGACAAGAGTCATCGTAGAGAAGCCGTTTGGTCGTGATTGTGAATCCTCTGCTGCATTGACACGAGCGCTAAAGCAGTACCTGAATGAAGATCAAATTTTCAG GATTGATCACTATTTAGGGAAGGAGCTTGTCGAAAACCTTTCTGTCCTTCGTTTCTCCAACCTGATATTTGAACCCTTATGGTCAAGGCAGTATATAAGGAACGTGCAGTTTATTTTCTCTGAAGATTTTGGCACTGAAGGACGGGGAGG TTATTTTGATCATTATGGGATAATTAGAGACATTATGCAAAACCATCTGCTTCAAATTCTGGCTCTCTTTGCCATGGAAACACCTGTCAGTTTGGATGCAGAAGATATCAGAAATGAAAAG GTAAAAGTTCTGCGTTCTATGAGACCTTTACAACTACACGATGTTGTCGTTGGGCAGTACAAAAGTCATTCAAAAGGAGGAACAACCTATCCCGGTTATACCGACGACAAGACCGTACCAAAGGACAGTCTAACCCCAACTTTTGCTGCAGCTGCTCTTTTCATAGATAATGCAAGATGGGATGGGGTGCCTTTCCTGATGAAAGCCGGGAAAGCTTTACATACCAGGAG TGCGGAAATAAGAGTACAATTCAGGCATGTGCCAGGAAATTTATACAATAAGAACTTTGGCTCGGATCTTGACCAGGCGACGAACGAGCTTGTTATCCGTGTTCAGCCAGATGAAGCTATACACCTAAAGATCAATAACAAAGTTCCTGGTCTAGGAATGAGACTGGATGCCAGTAACCTTAATCTTCTTTACTCCACAAG ATACTCGAAGGAGATCCCTGATGCATATGAGCGGTTACTTCTTGATGCCATAGAAGGTGAGCGTAGGCTATTCATCCGCAGTGATGAGCTGGATGCTGCTTGGTCTCTTTTCACACCAGTGTTGAAAGAACTTGAGCATAAGAAAATAGTTCCCGAAAGCTACCCTTATGGAAGTCGAGGACCTATTGGAGCACATTACCTTGCAGCACGATATAAAGTAAGATGGGGTGATCTTGCTTAG